Proteins from a genomic interval of Acomys russatus chromosome 19, mAcoRus1.1, whole genome shotgun sequence:
- the LOC127203095 gene encoding vomeronasal type-2 receptor 116-like, whose amino-acid sequence MLLILTFGLLYIPDFVVAFTDNDCYVIIKDGFSREGDVTVGAFFPLHTFTTSKNMPVLKETQYYQDIFTEYKLKNYRFVLALVFAIEEVNRNPHLLPNTTLGFDLYNGTPYEMSILIPPIFWLTGMTQPLFNYNCAKKRMSPAALTGTSMTVSAQIGRLLQLYKVPQLTFGPFDPVLNDPDQFKFLYQMAPKDTSLPLAMVSLMLHFNWPWVGVILPDDHRGTLFLSGLREAMESKDICIAFLKMIPGTWNSFSSAVWKNLVNIQESSANVIVIYGDVASLQGLMRHILQLLVTWKVWILNSQWDVDNNHDYFMLDSFHGSLTISHHHKEMVDFTKFVQTVNPYKYPEDIYLPKFWYLFFKCSFSEVDCQLLENCQLNASLELLPRHLFDTTMSEEGYIIYNAVYAVAYSLHEMNLQQVEIQPNARREGMGFSPWEFLPFLKNTLLNNHVRGHMVMDGRKNLDSQYDILNFWDFPKGLGLNVKVGTFSLGAQQLSLSEQMIQWPTRFAETPQSVCSESCRLGFRKAAQEGKAACCFDCIPCAENEISNETDMDQCVKCPESHYANLEKNHCLQKSVSFLAFDDPLGMALTITALCFSVLTAVVLAVFVKHRDTPIVKANNRALSYTLLLTLIVCFLSSLLFIGQPNTASCILQETAFGILFTVALSTVLAKAITVVIAFRVTAPARMVRWLMVSRAPNFIIPVCTLIELVLCGIWLLTSPPFIDQDAHAEHGHIILLCNKGSAVAFHSVLGYLCFLALGSYTMAFLSRNLPDTFNEAKFLSFSMQVFFCVWVTFLPVYHSTKGKVMVAMEVFSILASSSALLGLIFVPKCYIILLRPDKNSCVDIRHNIHSKRKSRLKFS is encoded by the exons ATGCTCTTGATTTTGACCTTTGGGCTCCTGTAtattcctgattttgttgttgcCTTTACTGACAATGACTGCTATGTAATAATCAAGGATGGATTTTCCCGTGAAGGAGATGTGACAGTTGGTGCGTTTTTCCCTCTTCATACTTTCACCACAAGCAAAAACATGCCTGTTTTAAAGGAAACACAGTATTACCAGGACATTTTTACAGA GTATAAATTGAAGAACTACCGGTTTGTTCTGGCCCTGGTGTTTGCCATCGAGGAGGTCAACAGAAACCCTCATCTTCTACCCAACACAACTCTGGGCTTTGATCTCTACAATGGTACACCTTATGAAATGAGTATCCTTATTCCTCCCATTTTTTGGCTTACAGGGATGACACAACCCCTATTTAATTACAACTGTGCAAAAAAGAGAATGTCACCTGCTGCACTCACAGGAACATCAATGACAGTGTCAGCACAAATAGGGAGACTGTTACAACTTTACAAAGTACCTCAG CTCACTTTTGGGCCATTTGATCCTGTCTTAAACGACCCAGATCAGTTTAAATTCCTCTACCAGATGGCCCCCAAAGACACTTCTCTGCCACTTGCTATGGTTTCTTTGATGCTTCATTTCAACTGGCCCTGGGTTGGTGTGATCCTCCCAGATGACCACAGAGGGACTCTGTTTCTCTCAGGGTTGAGAGAAGCTATGGAGAGTAAGGACATCTGCATAGCCTTTTTGAAAATGATCCCTGGCACCTGGAATTCATTTTCCAGTGCAGTATGGAAAAATCTGGTGAATATTCAGGAATCATCAGCAAATGTAATAGTTATTTATGGGGACGTTGCTTCTTTACAAGGTTTAATGCGACACATTCTGCAACTGTTAGTGACATGGAAAGTCTGGATCTTGAACTCTCAGTGGGATGTTGATAACAATCATGATTATTTCATGTTAGATTCCTTTCATGGAAGTCTCACGATTTCACACCACCATAAAGAGATGGTTGACTTTACAAAATTTGTTCAAACAGTTAATCCCTACAAGTACCCAGAAGACATTTATCTTCCTAAATTTTGGTATTTGTTCTTCAAGTGTTCATTTTCTGAGGTTGATTGTCAACTTTTGGAGAACTGCCAACTCAATGCTTCTTTGGAGTTACTGCCCAGACACCTTTTTGACACAACCATGAGCGAAGAgggttatattatatataatgctgTGTATGCTGTGGCCTACAGTCTCCATGAGATGAATCTTCAACAAGTAGAGATACAACCAAATGCAAGAAGAGAAGGAATGGGATTTTCCCCCTGGGAG ttccttcctttcctcaagAACACCCTACTGAACAATCACGTGAGAGGTCACATGGTAATGGATGGGAGAAAAAACTTAGATTCGCAGTATGACATCCTCAACTTTTGGGATTTCCCAAAGGGTCTTGGATTAAATGTGAAAGTAGGAACTTTTTCTCTAGGTGCTCAACAGCTCTCTTTATCTGAGCAGATGATTCAATGGCCTACAAGGTTTGCAGAG ACTCCTCAGTCGGTGTGCAGTGAGAGCTGTAGACTTGGATTCCGGAAAGCTGCCCAGGAAGGCAAGGCTGCCTGCTGCTTTGATTGCATTCCTTGTGCAGAAAATGAGATTTCCAATGAGACAG ATATGGatcagtgtgtgaagtgtccagaaaGTCACTATGCAAACTTGGAGAAGAACCACTGCCTCCAGAAATCTGTGAGCTTTTTGGCCTTTGATGACCCCTTAGGTATGGCTCTCACCATCACAGCACTGTGTTTCTCTGTTCTCACAGCTGTGGTTCTTGCAGTCTTTGTAaagcacagagacacacccattgtCAAGGCCAATAATCGGGCTCTCAGCTACACCCTGTTATTGACACTCATCGTCTGTTTCCTCAGTTCCTTGCTCTTCATTGGACAGCCCAACACAGCCTCGTGCATCCTGCAGGAGACAGCATTTGGAATTTTGTTCACTGTGGCTCTCTCCACAGTGTTGGCCAAAGCTATTACAGTGGTTATTGCATTCAGGGTGACTGCTCCAGCTAGAATGGTGAGGTGGCTAATGGTATCACGGGCCCCTAATTTTATCATTCCCGTATGCACTCTGATTGAACTTGTTCTCTGTGGGATCTGGCTGCTTACCTCTCCACCCTTCATTGATCAAGATGCTCATGCTGAACATGGTCACATCATCCTTCTGTGCAACAAGGGTTCAGCAGTCGCCTTCCACTCTGTCCTGGGGTACCTGTGCTTCTTGGCACTTGGGAGCTACACCATGGCCTTCCTGTCCAGGAATCTGCCTGATACATTCAATGAGGCCAAATTTCTGTCATTCAGCATGCAggtattcttctgtgtttgggtcACCTTTCTCCCTGTCTACCACAGCACAAAAGGGAAGGTCATGGTGGCTATGGAAGTCTTCTCTATCTTGGCATCCAGTTCAGCACTACTTGGCTTGATATTTGTCCCCAAGTGCTACATTATTTTGTTAAGGCCAGATAAGAACTCCTGTGTTGACATCAGGCATAACATCCATTCAAAAAGAAAGAGTCGGTTAAAATttagttaa